One Algibacter sp. L3A6 genomic region harbors:
- the kdsA gene encoding 3-deoxy-8-phosphooctulonate synthase, which yields MILQDIPKIKHANSNNFFLLCGPCAIEGEDMAMRIAEKVITITNKLEIPYIFKGSFKKANRSRIDSFTGIGDEKALEILAKVSETFDVPTVTDIHEISDAALAAQYVDVLQIPAFLVRQTDLVVAAAKTGKVVNLKKGQFMSPEAMKHAVQKVKDAGSDKAWITDRGTMFGYQDMIVDFRGIPTMRQFAPTVLDVTHSLQQPNQSAGVTGGRPDMIETIARAGIVNNVDGLFIETHFDPANAKSDGANMLHLDNLENLLSNLVKIRKTIQAL from the coding sequence ATGATACTTCAAGATATTCCAAAAATAAAACACGCTAATTCAAACAATTTCTTTCTTCTTTGTGGCCCTTGCGCTATAGAAGGCGAAGATATGGCTATGCGTATTGCCGAAAAAGTAATTACCATTACTAATAAATTAGAAATTCCTTACATATTTAAAGGTAGTTTTAAAAAAGCAAACCGTAGTAGAATTGATAGCTTTACCGGTATTGGAGACGAAAAAGCGCTAGAAATTTTAGCAAAAGTATCAGAAACTTTCGATGTACCAACAGTAACCGATATTCATGAAATTTCCGATGCCGCACTAGCCGCTCAATATGTAGATGTGCTACAAATTCCTGCTTTTTTAGTACGCCAAACAGATTTAGTTGTGGCAGCTGCAAAAACAGGTAAAGTAGTTAACCTTAAAAAAGGTCAATTTATGAGTCCGGAGGCCATGAAACACGCCGTTCAAAAAGTAAAAGATGCTGGTAGCGATAAAGCATGGATTACAGATCGCGGTACTATGTTTGGCTACCAAGACATGATTGTAGATTTTCGCGGTATTCCAACCATGCGTCAATTTGCACCAACCGTTTTAGATGTGACACATTCTCTACAACAACCCAATCAATCTGCAGGCGTTACAGGCGGTCGACCAGATATGATAGAAACCATTGCACGCGCAGGTATTGTAAACAATGTCGATGGTTTATTCATTGAAACGCATTTCGATCCAGCAAATGCTAAAAGTGATGGTGCCAATATGCTTCACCTAGATAACCTAGAAAACCTACTAAGCAACCTCGTTAAAATTAGAAAAACAATACAAGCCCTGTAA
- a CDS encoding DUF1801 domain-containing protein, whose translation MNPIDNYFLSQKEPYQAIMLFVRGVILNTLPEVEERYSYKIPFYNCHKKPMIYLNILKGTDYVDVAFVQGVLLEKEFPILKNDNKRKQVRSIQLKTLEDLDYDVFVELLHAASKLLSESKRAWFIN comes from the coding sequence GTGAATCCGATAGATAATTATTTTTTAAGTCAGAAAGAACCTTATCAAGCGATTATGTTATTTGTTAGAGGTGTGATTTTGAATACGTTACCTGAGGTAGAAGAGCGGTATAGTTATAAAATTCCGTTTTATAATTGCCATAAGAAGCCTATGATTTATCTGAATATTTTAAAAGGAACCGATTATGTTGATGTAGCTTTTGTGCAAGGTGTTTTGCTCGAAAAAGAATTTCCTATTTTAAAGAATGATAACAAACGAAAGCAAGTGCGCTCTATTCAGTTAAAAACTTTGGAAGATTTGGATTATGATGTTTTTGTTGAATTACTGCACGCAGCCTCGAAGTTATTAAGCGAAAGTAAACGCGCTTGGTTTATTAATTGA
- a CDS encoding winged helix-turn-helix domain-containing protein, producing the protein MSIITNINKAFDHRIRLGIMSILMVNEFADFNMLKELLGATDGNIASHAKALEKVEYIKVEKQFIGRKPNTRYSTTDLGRAEFKKHINALEKLINKS; encoded by the coding sequence ATGAGCATAATAACCAATATAAATAAAGCATTCGATCATAGAATTAGGCTAGGCATTATGTCTATTTTAATGGTGAACGAATTTGCCGATTTTAATATGCTAAAAGAACTTTTAGGCGCCACCGATGGCAACATTGCTAGCCATGCCAAAGCTTTAGAAAAAGTGGAATATATAAAGGTTGAAAAACAATTTATAGGCCGCAAACCGAACACCCGCTACTCCACCACCGATTTAGGTCGTGCCGAGTTTAAAAAACACATTAATGCACTCGAAAAATTAATTAATAAAAGCTAG